The nucleotide window ATGATATGGAGTGAACAAGTGTACACTTCAGGAAGTGAATCGGACTGTAGCCCATGACAAAGATAAGTCCATAAGCCTTGTTGACATTCTTCACCAAATGCCTTGGACAACCTAGTGAGAAACTCACCAAAGGCCTCTTTTGATTCTGATAGGCGCTCCTCATCGGTGGAGTCTATCACATAGATCACTCCGTGGGACTCAGCATAGTACTGTGAATTCAAAGTTAACAAAGCCATGTTTCAGCAATCAACCTCAAATCATTGTACTCAGTTGACAGATAATGAGGCATATTACATCATgctagatataatttattttgagTGTGTGTAATTTTATATTGGTGTTCACTTTGTCCCACAGCGACTGAAGCTCCTCTTGACCACCAAGGTCCCAGAACATTAGACGAGCCTTGCCCACATCGATTGTGCCGACttgtgaggagagagagcagaacatATTACAATGGCATGGACTCCTGGAAAGCAATGTGCTACAATTGAATGCAACACAACAATGTCGGTCTTGCTGGTTGGCTACTTACTGTTTAGTCCAACTGTAGTGGTGATTTTGGACAAATTCATTCCCTTGTAGTTCTTACTGAACTTGGTCTTAGTCTGTTCCagaaatgtctgtgtgtgtgtgtaggaaagACATGCCTAATCAAACAAGCAGCAGCACTTTCTCCAACAGAGAAACAAGAAACAGTAATATCAACTTGCTCTTCTAACTAAAAGACTAACCGTTTTTCCTGCATTGTCCAGTCCTAGGATCAAGATGCAGTATTCGTCCTTCTGGAACACGTATTTGTACAGACCAGATAATAAGGTGTACATTTTAggattgtaaacaaacactagcTGATGCGCAAGGCGAGCACCAACTCACATCGTGGAAAGATCCAGCTGTGAGGCTAGCCAGAGTTAACAAGTCGAATTAGCTAACTGTTACCTGACtagctgtttagctagctaacgttacctgtgGTTTGAGgcaagttagctaacgttactagtTCGTAATCGATACTAGCTAGCTGACCTGACACCAAACACTGAAGTAAAATATAACTAATGCGCCAATCAAGGCACAAATAGTTGGCTaactacagtagcttgctaatgCTAACTTTTATAGCTGTATATCTCAAGACGTTAATGCCGCAGACGAGTATAAACATATATTTGCTAGCGGACAATTTCAGCAACTCACGAATCGCATAAGAAGATCATGGGCACGCTAGCTATCTCCACAACATGACATCATGCTATATCTACTTTGACAGAGGTATCGTATTTTATCTCGTCTCATTTTAGTAAACACGGTGGCCACCTGAATTTATGAAGTCACAAAGCAATGCATTGTGGGACTTGTTGTCTTGTGGCAAATTAAATAGCAACTGAACACTATTGCCCATAATAGGTGTGGCTTTAGGACGTACGCAGCAAAAAGTTACACGTTTGTAGTTTTTACCACATATATTCCTCTTTTCTTTTTTGGGGAATGCTAAAGTATCACattatgagtcataatacccataaaacttaGCAGTCAAACAAGAAAATTCATTTTTCCAGTAgcggattttagaaacacttaaaataagggcttaCCCTGGTCAATATTGACCAATAAGACCTGTATTGACCCagaaaaatgaaatgctaattagctgctaatgtggctatcataaagaactaccaatttttatttaactaggcaagtcagttaagaacaaattattatttacattgactgcctaccccggccaaaccctaacgacactgggccaattgtgccttatgggactcccaatcacagccggttgtgatacagcctggaatcaaaccagggtctgtagtgacgcctctagcactgagatgcagtgccttagacttctgcaccactcgggagcccccaaaTGCCATAATAATCTGGAcaagactgccgaatcgaggcaacGGTAAGAATCttgattaactatctaatgttagctaattttagtaatgaataaattagCTACATTTAaatttaaatggacaattctgtgaaatGTCTTGTGCAAGGTTTAAATTGACATTGATACCTGTTAACAAAGGTGTCAGCTGGAGAGaacatgcaggagcttgcagggatttgtagtcttgcatgatatctactttgatgctaattagcattttcgaatctgaAAGTAAATAAAGCCGAATATGTTAATAAGTCACATTTTCcaagagatttacatggttatcaaaaagtcacgccagggtaagcctacacgaaacgcaacccttattttaagtgtttctcaAATTTTCTATGGGAAAAGTGGATGGTGGAAAAATGATTTCCCTGTTTGATCGCTAGGTTTTATGGGCATTGTCAAAGCTGAAATACCACCTCTGCAGGATTAACAATTATACTCGCCCCTGCCTACTCAATAGCAGGTCAGTTATCAATCCTCATTAATACCTACAGATCTGATAGATGCCACTCTGCCTTACCACTGAGCTAGCTATACACCTAGGGACAGTTCATCAAACTCAACAGCAAGGGCCTTACAGTAAAGTGGGCTATCTCCGGAGTCGAGTGCCTACGCTCCCTCACCCCGAACCTATAAACTCGGCGCCTTCTCAGGATCGTCCTGGCCAGAGCTTCCGCTTCAGCACACTATGAGCGGGTCACCCTCCTCTGGGTTGGCTTAAGCCCAGAGACACCCCTCCTTACGACTCCTACCAATGCACTCAGTACCTATAGTTGGGTCTCAGGTTAGGTTCCTTTATACCAGCCACTCGGGCCCCCGACAGACTAATTAaccagatgtaaaaaaaaaaaatcctcaattAATCAGGTCTATTTCAGAAACCTAGAGTAAATCGACATGCACAGGGTGACAGAAAAATAAAGCAGGTTTATTCAAAATTACAGAAACAATAAAAAATCCAAGTTCAATCAATCACAAATCAATATCACCAATCAATGATATGCAAACATCAACAGTACATTCAATTGATAGACCCCTTCAGTGCCCTTAACTAAACCCTTATCGGGGCGTgccaataaaatattttttgtctATTATAATTTTATGAGAAGCACAATATTTAATAACAAGAAAAAACGTCAACTACCTTCTACAACTGTATAAACAGTCACTTAGATGGCATCTAAAAACTCAGCCAAGCTACTTCAGCACACTTCTATCAATGAGGTGATATTAAGGATTCCTCCTAGAATTTTACTTTAACTGAGTACAATaacaaaaatatacactaccattcaaaagtttggggtcacttagaaatgtccttgtttttgaaagaaaagcaaattttttttgtccattaaaataacatcaaattgatgagaaatacagtgtagatttttaatggaatatctacataggcgtacagaggcccattatcagcaaccatcactcctatgttccaatgccatgttgtgttagctaatccaagtttataattttaaaaggctagtggatcattagaaaaccctttgcaattatgttaccacagctaaaaactgttgtgCTGTTTAAAGGagtaataaaactggccttctttagactagttgagtgtctggagcatcagcatttgtgggttagattacaggctcaaaatggcccaCTTTTCCCAttgaaaaag belongs to Salvelinus namaycush isolate Seneca chromosome 20, SaNama_1.0, whole genome shotgun sequence and includes:
- the LOC120065434 gene encoding ADP-ribosylation factor-related protein 1-like is translated as MYTLLSGLYKYVFQKDEYCILILGLDNAGKTTFLEQTKTKFSKNYKGMNLSKITTTVGLNIGTIDVGKARLMFWDLGGQEELQSLWDKYYAESHGVIYVIDSTDEERLSESKEAFEKMISSEVLEGVPLLVLANKQDVENCMSVPDIKTAFSDCAPKIGKRDCLVQPCTALTGQGVNEGIEWMVKCVIRNIHRTPRQKDIT